The following proteins are encoded in a genomic region of Diadema setosum chromosome 18, eeDiaSeto1, whole genome shotgun sequence:
- the LOC140241518 gene encoding clarin-2-like, with translation MCEGVIKRRTTLYFMVTLGSFACLILLGIALGTTSWVRADLRRDITVFNTSQPLRGFLGSNPIDNRDPGAFMGVSFFGLFYGCKRFNYGLGGRNYECYSVLSEHAEVYNTGIVITVIVFLIPAAIFALVSTIFGLVNMLTIPIETIHGPVGLYVWNIIGVLCSAVALILYLVVYFTQIQFEVLNPSDRGPPFNFSTSEAHFGFSFMLVVVTFLIFCSNIVIVLLAQLVENPRIFSRKKRSMDVNGKVGNDIGSGIMY, from the exons ATGTGTGAAGGTGTGATTAAGCGACGGACGACACTCTATTTTATGGTCACTCTGGGCAGCTTTGCCTGTTTGATCCTCCTCGGCATTGCACTCGGCACGACCAGCTGGGTCCGGGCCGATTTAAGGCGGGACATAACAGTGTTCAACACCTCGCAACCACTCAGAGGGTTTCTGGGTTCGAATCCCATCGACAACAGGGATCCTGGAGCTTTCATGGGAGTATCGTTCTTTGGACTCTTCTACGGATGCAAGCGATTCAACTACGGGCTAGGGGGACGGAATTATGAGTGCTACTCAG TGCTCAGCGAACATGCCGAAGTCTATAACACCGGGATCGTCATCACCGTCATCGTCTTCCTCATTCCCGCGGCGATTTTCGCCCTCGTCTCCACCATCTTCGGACTCGTCAACATGCTGACGATTCCCATCGAGACGATCCACGGCCCGGTTGGACTCTACGTTTGGAACATCATCGGAG TACTATGCAGCGCAGTGGCCCTTATACTCTACCTGGTCGTCTACTTCACCCAAATCCAGTTCGAGGTCCTCAACCCGTCCGACCGCGGGCCTCCTTTTAACTTCAGCACCTCCGAGGCCCATTTCGGCTTCTCCTTCATGCTCGTGGTCGTCACCTTCCTCATCTTCTGCTCCAACATCGTCATCGTCCTGCTGGCGCAGCTCGTCGAGAACCCGCGGATATTCAGTCGCAAGAAGCGATCGATGGACGTCAACGGCAAAGTCGGAAACGACATCGGGTCCGGCATTATGTATTGA